A single Osmerus mordax isolate fOsmMor3 chromosome 9, fOsmMor3.pri, whole genome shotgun sequence DNA region contains:
- the tbpl2 gene encoding TATA box-binding protein-like 2 yields the protein MDDEATLESYFDESIANDASGFLFEGDLGLQGGAQLQDTSCLSSVSGGHEKDHGEDLDLSFLPDELSNQEEPTEPSTNENNANVTQDSGFFQYHTPQAPVVTTAMPGASPICPMTPMIPMTPMTPVAERSGIIPQLQNIVSTVNLACPLDLKSIALQARNAEYNPKRFAAVIMRIREPRTTALIFSSGKMVCTGAKSEEQSRLAARKYARVVQKLGFPAKFLDFKIQNMVGSCDVCFPIRLEGLVLTHQQFSSYEPELFPGLIYRMVKPRIVLLIFVSGKVVLTGAKERGEIYEAFENIYPILKGFRKQ from the exons ATGGATGACGAAGCTACATTAGAAAGTTATTTTGATGAATCCATTGCGAAC GATGCCAGTGGCTTCCTGTTTGAGGGTGACCTTGGTTTGCAGGGGGGGGCTCAGCTCCAGGAcacctcctgtctgtcctctgtaAGTGGAGGCCATGAGAAGGATCATGGGGAGGATCTGGACCTTAGCTTCCTGCCTGATGAGCTCAGCAACCAGGAAGAGCCCACTGAGCCCTCCACCAATGAGAACAATGCCAACGTGACACAGGACAGCGGCTTTTTCCAATACCACACACCACAGGCACCTGTGGTTACCACGGCGATGCCAGGGGCCTCCCCCATCTGCCCAATGACTCCTATGATTCCAATGACTCCCATGACGCCGGTCGCGGAGCGTTCTGGAATCATCCCTCAGTTACA GAATATTGTTTCCACAGTGAACCTTGCTTGTCCTTTGGACCTCAAATCCATCGCACTTCAAGCACGGAATGCTGAGTACAACCCTAAG CGATTTGCTGCAGTTATCATGAGGATCCGGGAGCCCAGAACCACTGCTCTGATTTTCAGTTCAGGAAAGATGGTCTGCACTGGGGCCAAGAG CGAGGAGCAATCGCGCCTGGCTGCCCGAAAGTATGCCCGTGTGGTTCAGAAGCTGGGCTTCCCAGCCAAGTTCCTGGACTTCAAGATCCAAAACATGGTGGGCAGCTGTGATGTCTGCTTCCCCATCAGGCTGGAGGGCCTGGTGCTCACCCACCAGCAGTTTAGCAG CTACGAGCCAGAGCTGTTTCCAGGCTTAATCTACCGCATGGTGAAACCACGTATCGTCTTACTGATCTTTGTGTCTGGAAAAGTAGTTCTGACAGGAGCCAAGGAACGTGGTGAGATTTATGAGGCATTTGAAAACATCTACCCAATTTTGAAGGGATTCAGGAAGCAGTAA
- the jmjd7 gene encoding bifunctional peptidase and (3S)-lysyl hydroxylase JMJD7 isoform X1 encodes MRTRKMDAVKNYLKDFAQEARELYLNEAVPYLEHAPSPLEFYREWIGPNKPCIIRNAFSHWPALSKWNPAYLREAVGSKVISVAVTPNGYADAVNGDRFVMPEERKMTFSSLLDVIEGKVENKGVFYVQKQCSNLMEELPELTGDVEPHIPWMSEALGKLPDAVNFWLGEARAVTSMHKDHYENLYCVISGEKHFILLPPSDRPFIPYELYQPAVYRQREDGGFDVVDEAESEKVPWIPVDPLNPDLECYPAYQLAQPLRCTVRAGEMLYLPSLWFHHVQQSHGCIAVNFWYDMEYDLKYNYFQLLESLSGPVGSL; translated from the exons ATGCGCACTAGAA AAATGGATGCTGTGAAAAATTATTTAAAAGACTTTGCACAAGAAGCACGCG AGTTGTATCTGAATGAAGCCGTGCCTTACCTGGAGCATGCGCCGTCTCCTCTTGAGTTCTACCGCGAATGGATTGGTCCCAACAAACCCTGCATCATCCGCAATGCTTTCAGTCACTGGCCAGCTCTGTCCAAGTGGAATCCTGCATATCTCAG GGAGGCGGTGGGATCAAAGGTAATTAGTGTTGCGGTGACCCCAAACGGCTATGCGGATGCCGTAAACGGAGACCGGTTTGTTATGCCAGAAGAACGAAAGATGACATTCTCCTCTCTGCTAGACGTGATAGAGGGAAAGGTGGAGAACAAAGGAGTGTTCTATGTCCAGAAACAGTGCTCCAACCTGATGGAGGAGCTCCCTGAGCTGACGGGGGATGTGGAGCCTCACATACCCTGGATGAGTGAAGCCCTCG GGAAGTTACCGGATGCTGTCAATTTCTGGTTGGGAGAAGCCCGTGCCGTGACATCCA TGCACAAGGACCATTATGAGAACCTGTACTGTGTCATATCAGGAGAGAAACATTTCatcctgctccctccatccgACCGGCCCTTCATACCTTACG AGCTGTACCAGCCAGCGGTGTACAGGCAGAGAGAAGATGGTGGGTttgatgtggtggatgaagcaGAGTCTGAGAAG GTACCATGGATCCCTGTGGACCCTCTGAACCCAGACCTGGAGTGTTACCCTGCCTACCAGCTGGCACAGCCCCTCCGCTGCACCGTGAGAGCAGGCGAGATGctctaccttccctccctctggtTCCACCATGTCCAGCAGTCCCATGGCTGCATCGCAG tgaACTTCTGGTACGACATGGAGTATGACCTCAAGTACAACTATTTCCAGCTACTAGAGTCCCTGTCGGGGCCTGTGGGGTCACTGTGA
- the jmjd7 gene encoding bifunctional peptidase and (3S)-lysyl hydroxylase JMJD7 isoform X2 yields the protein MAEMDAVKNYLKDFAQEARELYLNEAVPYLEHAPSPLEFYREWIGPNKPCIIRNAFSHWPALSKWNPAYLREAVGSKVISVAVTPNGYADAVNGDRFVMPEERKMTFSSLLDVIEGKVENKGVFYVQKQCSNLMEELPELTGDVEPHIPWMSEALGKLPDAVNFWLGEARAVTSMHKDHYENLYCVISGEKHFILLPPSDRPFIPYELYQPAVYRQREDGGFDVVDEAESEKVPWIPVDPLNPDLECYPAYQLAQPLRCTVRAGEMLYLPSLWFHHVQQSHGCIAVNFWYDMEYDLKYNYFQLLESLSGPVGSL from the exons ATGGCAGAAATGGATGCTGTGAAAAATTATTTAAAAGACTTTGCACAAGAAGCACGCG AGTTGTATCTGAATGAAGCCGTGCCTTACCTGGAGCATGCGCCGTCTCCTCTTGAGTTCTACCGCGAATGGATTGGTCCCAACAAACCCTGCATCATCCGCAATGCTTTCAGTCACTGGCCAGCTCTGTCCAAGTGGAATCCTGCATATCTCAG GGAGGCGGTGGGATCAAAGGTAATTAGTGTTGCGGTGACCCCAAACGGCTATGCGGATGCCGTAAACGGAGACCGGTTTGTTATGCCAGAAGAACGAAAGATGACATTCTCCTCTCTGCTAGACGTGATAGAGGGAAAGGTGGAGAACAAAGGAGTGTTCTATGTCCAGAAACAGTGCTCCAACCTGATGGAGGAGCTCCCTGAGCTGACGGGGGATGTGGAGCCTCACATACCCTGGATGAGTGAAGCCCTCG GGAAGTTACCGGATGCTGTCAATTTCTGGTTGGGAGAAGCCCGTGCCGTGACATCCA TGCACAAGGACCATTATGAGAACCTGTACTGTGTCATATCAGGAGAGAAACATTTCatcctgctccctccatccgACCGGCCCTTCATACCTTACG AGCTGTACCAGCCAGCGGTGTACAGGCAGAGAGAAGATGGTGGGTttgatgtggtggatgaagcaGAGTCTGAGAAG GTACCATGGATCCCTGTGGACCCTCTGAACCCAGACCTGGAGTGTTACCCTGCCTACCAGCTGGCACAGCCCCTCCGCTGCACCGTGAGAGCAGGCGAGATGctctaccttccctccctctggtTCCACCATGTCCAGCAGTCCCATGGCTGCATCGCAG tgaACTTCTGGTACGACATGGAGTATGACCTCAAGTACAACTATTTCCAGCTACTAGAGTCCCTGTCGGGGCCTGTGGGGTCACTGTGA
- the jmjd7 gene encoding bifunctional peptidase and (3S)-lysyl hydroxylase JMJD7 isoform X3 yields the protein MDWSQQTLHHPQCFQSLASSVQVESCISQGGGGIKDVIEGKVENKGVFYVQKQCSNLMEELPELTGDVEPHIPWMSEALGKLPDAVNFWLGEARAVTSMHKDHYENLYCVISGEKHFILLPPSDRPFIPYELYQPAVYRQREDGGFDVVDEAESEKVPWIPVDPLNPDLECYPAYQLAQPLRCTVRAGEMLYLPSLWFHHVQQSHGCIAVNFWYDMEYDLKYNYFQLLESLSGPVGSL from the exons ATGGATTGGTCCCAACAAACCCTGCATCATCCGCAATGCTTTCAGTCACTGGCCAGCTCTGTCCAAGTGGAATCCTGCATATCTCAG GGAGGCGGTGGGATCAAAG ACGTGATAGAGGGAAAGGTGGAGAACAAAGGAGTGTTCTATGTCCAGAAACAGTGCTCCAACCTGATGGAGGAGCTCCCTGAGCTGACGGGGGATGTGGAGCCTCACATACCCTGGATGAGTGAAGCCCTCG GGAAGTTACCGGATGCTGTCAATTTCTGGTTGGGAGAAGCCCGTGCCGTGACATCCA TGCACAAGGACCATTATGAGAACCTGTACTGTGTCATATCAGGAGAGAAACATTTCatcctgctccctccatccgACCGGCCCTTCATACCTTACG AGCTGTACCAGCCAGCGGTGTACAGGCAGAGAGAAGATGGTGGGTttgatgtggtggatgaagcaGAGTCTGAGAAG GTACCATGGATCCCTGTGGACCCTCTGAACCCAGACCTGGAGTGTTACCCTGCCTACCAGCTGGCACAGCCCCTCCGCTGCACCGTGAGAGCAGGCGAGATGctctaccttccctccctctggtTCCACCATGTCCAGCAGTCCCATGGCTGCATCGCAG tgaACTTCTGGTACGACATGGAGTATGACCTCAAGTACAACTATTTCCAGCTACTAGAGTCCCTGTCGGGGCCTGTGGGGTCACTGTGA